Proteins encoded in a region of the Flavobacterium sp. MDT1-60 genome:
- the cdd gene encoding cytidine deaminase, with product MKEISVTSSFIVYDNLKELSAEIQDLMNQAVEIRKKAYAPYSQFRVGAALLLDNGKIVLGSNQENAAYPSGLCAERVAIFYAGSVYPEAKILKMAITAASDTNKTTAPIPPCGSCRQSIAEYEIKQETPIEIYFMGEIGEVYQSASLKNLLPFMFDKKFL from the coding sequence ATGAAAGAAATAAGCGTTACATCATCATTTATAGTATATGATAATTTAAAAGAACTTTCAGCTGAAATTCAGGATTTAATGAATCAGGCTGTTGAAATTCGCAAAAAAGCATACGCCCCTTATTCTCAGTTTAGAGTTGGTGCAGCATTACTTTTAGACAATGGAAAAATAGTTTTAGGCTCAAATCAGGAAAATGCAGCTTACCCTTCAGGTTTATGTGCTGAACGTGTAGCCATTTTTTATGCCGGCAGCGTTTATCCGGAAGCTAAAATCTTAAAAATGGCCATTACAGCAGCTTCAGATACGAATAAAACTACAGCTCCAATTCCACCATGTGGCTCTTGCCGACAATCAATCGCAGAATACGAAATCAAGCAGGAGACCCCTATAGAAATCTATTTCATGGGTGAAATAGGCGAAGTTTACCAATCAGCATCCCTAAAAAATTTGCTTCCTTTTATGTTTGATAAAAAGTTCTTGTAA
- a CDS encoding dihydrolipoamide acetyltransferase family protein, whose amino-acid sequence MAIKVTMPRLSDTMTEGTVATWLKKVGDKISEGDILAEIETDKATMEFESFNEGTLLHIGIQAGETAPVDSLLAIIGNEGEDISALLAGGDAPAAEAPKAEAAPAAEVKTETAAPAKAAAVLPKGVVVVTMPRLSDTMTEGTVATWLKKVGDAVAEGDILAEIETDKATMEFESFNEGTLLYIGIQEGNTAPVDSLLAIIGPAGTDISGIAENYTAGGAATASAPATEEKAAPAAEKATEATADTSSNGGRILASPLAKKIASDKGIQLTQVKGSGENGRIVKSDIENFTPSAQTQPAATSAAKPQEATAPAAPKVFVPAGEVFTEEIKNSQMRKIIAKRLAESLFTAPHYNLVIEVSMDEAMGARATINTVPDTKVSFNDMVIKACALALKKHPKINSQWKEDAIIINHHVNIGVAVAVEDGLVVPVLKFTDAMSLSQIGASVRDLAGRAKNKKLGPQEMEGSTFTVSNLGMFGITEFNSIINQPNSAILSVGAIVEKPVVKNGQIVVGNTMMLSLACDHRTIDGATGAQFLQTLKQYIESPVTMLA is encoded by the coding sequence ATGGCGATAAAAGTAACAATGCCTCGTTTGAGCGATACTATGACGGAAGGAACGGTAGCGACTTGGTTAAAAAAAGTAGGCGACAAAATCAGTGAAGGAGATATCCTTGCTGAAATTGAAACAGACAAAGCAACAATGGAGTTCGAATCTTTTAACGAAGGAACTCTTTTACATATTGGAATTCAGGCTGGAGAAACTGCTCCTGTTGATTCATTATTAGCAATTATTGGAAACGAAGGAGAAGACATTTCAGCTTTATTGGCTGGTGGTGATGCACCTGCTGCCGAAGCTCCAAAAGCAGAAGCTGCTCCTGCTGCTGAAGTAAAAACAGAAACTGCTGCTCCTGCAAAAGCTGCTGCTGTATTACCTAAAGGTGTTGTAGTTGTAACTATGCCTCGTTTGAGTGATACAATGACAGAAGGAACAGTTGCAACCTGGTTGAAAAAAGTAGGTGATGCTGTTGCTGAAGGCGATATTTTAGCTGAAATTGAAACAGACAAAGCTACAATGGAGTTTGAGTCTTTCAATGAAGGAACATTATTATACATTGGAATTCAGGAAGGAAATACAGCTCCTGTTGATAGCTTATTAGCAATCATTGGACCTGCCGGAACTGATATTTCCGGAATTGCTGAAAACTATACTGCCGGAGGTGCTGCAACTGCAAGTGCTCCTGCAACTGAAGAAAAAGCTGCCCCTGCTGCTGAAAAAGCAACTGAAGCAACTGCTGATACTTCATCAAACGGAGGAAGAATCTTAGCTTCACCATTAGCTAAGAAAATTGCTTCTGACAAAGGAATCCAATTAACTCAGGTTAAAGGATCTGGAGAAAACGGACGTATCGTTAAAAGCGATATTGAAAACTTTACTCCATCTGCACAAACTCAGCCTGCTGCAACTTCTGCTGCTAAACCGCAAGAAGCCACTGCTCCTGCTGCTCCAAAAGTATTTGTTCCTGCCGGAGAAGTTTTCACAGAAGAGATCAAAAACTCTCAAATGCGTAAAATTATCGCAAAACGTCTTGCTGAATCATTATTTACTGCACCTCACTACAACTTAGTGATCGAAGTAAGTATGGACGAAGCAATGGGCGCAAGAGCGACAATCAATACTGTTCCTGATACAAAAGTATCTTTCAACGATATGGTAATTAAAGCTTGTGCTTTAGCCTTGAAAAAACATCCAAAAATTAACTCTCAATGGAAAGAAGATGCTATCATCATCAACCACCACGTTAATATTGGAGTCGCCGTAGCTGTTGAAGACGGATTAGTAGTTCCTGTATTGAAATTTACAGATGCTATGAGTTTATCTCAAATTGGTGCTTCAGTAAGAGATCTTGCAGGAAGAGCTAAAAACAAAAAATTAGGACCACAAGAAATGGAAGGAAGTACTTTTACAGTATCTAACCTTGGAATGTTTGGTATCACTGAATTCAATTCAATTATCAACCAACCAAACTCTGCTATCCTTTCTGTAGGTGCTATTGTTGAGAAACCAGTAGTTAAAAACGGTCAGATTGTAGTTGGAAACACAATGATGTTATCATTAGCTTGTGACCACAGAACAATTGACGGTGCAACTGGCGCTCAGTTCTTACAAACATTAAAACAATACATCGAAAGCCCAGTTACAATGTTGGCATAA
- the pdhA gene encoding pyruvate dehydrogenase (acetyl-transferring) E1 component subunit alpha: MKEVTKEVYLKWYEDMLLWRKFEDKLAALYIQQKVRGFLHLYNGQEAVLAGALHAMDLTKDKMITAYRNHVQPIGMGVDPRRVMAELLGKATGTSKGMGGSMHIFSKEHRFYGGHGIVGGQIPVGAGLAFADKYFETGGVTMTYFGDGAARQGSLHEAFNMAMLWKLPVVFIVENNGYAMGTSVERTANHTDIWKLGLGYEMPCGPVDGMNPVKVAEAMTEAIERARRGDGPTFLEMKTYRYRGHSMSDAQLYRSKEEVEEYKKIDPITQVLDVIMDQKYATEEEIEAIDQRVKDLVEECVKFAEESPYPELQQLYDVVYAQEDYPFTPHKL; this comes from the coding sequence ATGAAAGAAGTTACAAAAGAAGTATATTTAAAGTGGTACGAAGACATGCTGCTTTGGAGAAAGTTTGAAGACAAACTTGCAGCATTATACATTCAACAAAAAGTTAGAGGTTTTCTACACTTATATAATGGTCAGGAAGCTGTATTAGCAGGTGCTTTGCACGCTATGGATTTGACCAAAGATAAAATGATTACTGCTTACAGAAACCACGTACAGCCAATTGGTATGGGCGTTGATCCTCGACGTGTAATGGCTGAGCTTTTAGGAAAAGCAACAGGAACCTCTAAAGGTATGGGAGGTTCTATGCACATTTTCTCTAAAGAACACCGTTTTTACGGAGGACACGGAATCGTAGGTGGACAAATTCCGGTAGGAGCTGGTTTAGCTTTTGCTGATAAATATTTTGAAACTGGCGGTGTTACCATGACTTACTTTGGTGATGGAGCTGCAAGACAAGGTTCATTACACGAAGCTTTTAACATGGCTATGCTATGGAAACTACCAGTTGTATTTATCGTTGAAAACAACGGTTATGCAATGGGAACTTCTGTTGAAAGAACTGCAAATCACACTGACATCTGGAAACTTGGTTTAGGATATGAAATGCCTTGCGGACCAGTTGATGGAATGAATCCTGTAAAAGTTGCTGAAGCAATGACTGAAGCAATTGAAAGAGCTCGTCGCGGAGACGGACCAACTTTCCTTGAAATGAAAACGTACCGTTACAGAGGACACTCTATGTCTGATGCACAATTATACCGTTCTAAAGAAGAGGTTGAAGAGTACAAAAAAATTGACCCTATTACACAAGTTTTAGATGTAATTATGGATCAAAAATATGCTACAGAAGAAGAAATTGAAGCAATTGATCAAAGAGTGAAAGACTTGGTTGAAGAATGTGTGAAATTCGCTGAAGAATCTCCATATCCTGAATTACAACAATTATACGATGTAGTATACGCACAAGAAGACTATCCATTTACACCTCATAAACTATAA